In a single window of the Bradyrhizobium erythrophlei genome:
- the lexA gene encoding transcriptional repressor LexA codes for MLTRKQYELLRFISERLKESGVPPSFDEMKDALDLRSKSGIHRLITALEERGFIRRLPNRARAIEVIKLPELSGGGNGNGRRGFTPSVIEGTLGKVRASSAASEDDGNRPVAVPVMGRIAAGTPIEALQTRSHTISVPPDMLGSGEHYALEVRGDSMVDAGILDGDMALIQRNETAETGDIVVALIDEEEATLKRFRRRGASIALEPANTSYEVRILPPNRVKIQGKLIGLYRKY; via the coding sequence ATGCTCACGCGCAAACAATATGAACTCCTGCGATTCATCAGCGAGCGCCTGAAGGAGTCAGGCGTTCCGCCCTCGTTCGATGAAATGAAAGACGCGCTGGATCTGCGCTCGAAGTCCGGCATCCACCGCCTCATCACCGCGCTGGAAGAGCGCGGCTTTATCCGCCGCCTGCCCAATCGCGCCCGCGCCATTGAAGTTATCAAGCTCCCCGAACTTTCAGGCGGCGGCAACGGCAATGGCCGCCGCGGCTTCACGCCCAGCGTCATCGAAGGCACGCTCGGCAAGGTCCGCGCTTCCAGCGCCGCTTCCGAGGACGATGGCAACCGTCCGGTCGCCGTGCCTGTGATGGGCCGTATCGCCGCCGGCACGCCGATCGAGGCGTTGCAGACGCGCAGCCACACCATCAGCGTGCCGCCGGACATGCTCGGCTCCGGCGAGCATTACGCACTCGAGGTGCGCGGTGATTCCATGGTGGATGCCGGTATCCTTGACGGTGACATGGCGCTGATCCAGCGCAACGAGACCGCCGAGACCGGCGATATCGTGGTGGCGCTGATCGACGAGGAGGAAGCGACCCTAAAGCGCTTCCGCCGCCGCGGCGCCTCGATCGCGCTGGAACCCGCCAACACCTCCTATGAAGTCCGCATCCTGCCGCCGAACCGGGTCAAGATTCAGGGCAAGCTGATCGGGCTATACCGGAAGTATTGA